From Dehalococcoidales bacterium, the proteins below share one genomic window:
- a CDS encoding ZIP family metal transporter — protein MVWFYVLGSVVVVSLLSLVGIAFLSVDRERLERILLFLISFAAGALAGDAFIHLIPEAFEELGTGLLTPLLIIAGMLA, from the coding sequence ATGGTCTGGTTCTATGTGCTCGGCAGCGTGGTTGTGGTCAGCCTGTTATCACTGGTAGGTATCGCTTTTCTCTCCGTTGACAGGGAAAGACTGGAGAGGATATTACTTTTTCTCATCAGCTTCGCGGCCGGCGCCCTGGCCGGGGATGCCTTCATCCACCTCATACCGGAAGCCTTCGAAGAGCTGGGTACCGGCTTACTGACTCCATTGCTGATTATTGCCGGTATGCTGGC
- a CDS encoding FAD-dependent oxidoreductase, whose amino-acid sequence MKLFEPITIRGVEFKNRVVMLPMMVGMGLRGSRSRAYYVERARGGAGAIIMAGISVDLFVSDEAWGEKGAVASFLEGVRPLTDSVHETGTRIGVQFWHGNRYPAGIGTAQDTRGALVAPSAVDDKRELTLTEIEDIIDRFATGTANARQAGFDFIEVHGAHGYLPGQFFSGATNHRQDKYGGDLTRRMRFGTDLIKAVRAKVGEDFPLFYRVGVIEDIPGGVTIEESAHFAAELEKAGTDVIDISTGRMARTGSVATPEAGEPQGTFALYAEVIKRQVKIPVVAVGRIKTPAIAEEILSQGRADLIGVGRQLIADPYWPEKAASGRIEDIIPCISCNVCSEARATGNLRCSVNARTGRESQLNIELAAKPKKVMVIGGGPAGMEAARVAAVRGHKVTLFEKEGQPGGQLVAGAMPPTKEELAALNSYMSRQLQKNDVAVRLNTGVTPELVEKEKPDAVIIATGSVPFLPEIPGINSKHVVQAVDILLGKADTGQKVVIIGGELVGCETADFLAGQGKQVTVVRRGPEMAATMVANNRRTLLSRLEKQGVRLITGVKKYEAITEDGLVMIDSEDKQQTLEADTIVLAAGAVADNRLAKALEGKVAEIHLAGDCVEPRRIVDAVYDGARLAAEI is encoded by the coding sequence ATGAAACTCTTTGAGCCGATAACAATCCGGGGAGTGGAGTTCAAGAACCGGGTGGTAATGCTGCCGATGATGGTGGGGATGGGACTGCGGGGTTCCCGGTCGAGGGCTTACTATGTAGAGCGGGCCAGAGGCGGCGCCGGGGCTATCATCATGGCCGGCATCTCCGTAGACCTGTTTGTCTCCGATGAGGCCTGGGGCGAGAAGGGGGCTGTCGCCTCTTTCCTTGAAGGGGTACGCCCGCTGACTGATAGCGTTCATGAGACCGGAACCAGGATAGGCGTGCAGTTCTGGCATGGTAACCGCTATCCCGCCGGTATCGGCACCGCCCAGGACACGCGCGGCGCGCTGGTAGCTCCTTCCGCCGTTGATGACAAGCGTGAGCTTACCCTGACTGAGATAGAAGATATTATTGACCGGTTCGCCACGGGCACGGCTAACGCCCGCCAGGCTGGTTTTGATTTTATTGAAGTTCACGGCGCTCACGGTTACCTGCCCGGTCAGTTCTTCTCCGGGGCGACCAATCACCGCCAGGACAAGTACGGGGGTGACCTGACCCGGCGCATGCGCTTCGGCACGGACCTGATTAAAGCGGTGCGGGCTAAAGTGGGTGAGGACTTCCCCCTCTTCTACCGGGTGGGTGTCATTGAAGACATACCCGGCGGCGTAACCATCGAGGAGAGCGCCCACTTCGCCGCGGAACTTGAGAAAGCGGGCACCGATGTCATCGATATCTCGACGGGGCGCATGGCCAGAACGGGTAGCGTCGCCACTCCCGAAGCCGGCGAGCCTCAGGGTACCTTTGCCCTTTATGCCGAGGTCATCAAGCGGCAGGTAAAGATACCGGTCGTTGCCGTCGGGCGCATCAAAACACCCGCCATCGCCGAGGAAATACTGTCGCAAGGCAGGGCGGACCTTATCGGCGTCGGCCGCCAGCTGATTGCTGACCCCTACTGGCCGGAGAAAGCGGCCAGTGGCCGGATTGAGGATATCATACCCTGTATCAGTTGTAATGTGTGCTCTGAGGCTCGGGCAACCGGCAATCTCCGCTGTTCGGTGAATGCCCGTACCGGTAGAGAAAGCCAGTTGAACATCGAACTGGCGGCAAAACCAAAGAAAGTCATGGTGATTGGCGGAGGTCCGGCGGGTATGGAAGCGGCGCGGGTGGCGGCGGTGCGGGGACACAAGGTCACTCTCTTCGAGAAGGAAGGGCAGCCCGGCGGGCAGCTTGTTGCCGGGGCAATGCCCCCGACCAAAGAAGAACTGGCGGCACTGAACAGCTACATGTCCCGTCAGCTCCAGAAAAACGACGTTGCGGTCAGACTGAATACCGGGGTTACCCCTGAGCTGGTGGAAAAGGAGAAACCGGATGCCGTTATCATCGCCACCGGTTCTGTGCCGTTCCTGCCGGAAATACCCGGTATCAATAGTAAACATGTGGTACAGGCTGTCGACATACTTTTAGGTAAAGCGGATACTGGTCAGAAGGTGGTGATTATCGGCGGGGAGCTGGTGGGCTGTGAGACGGCTGATTTCCTCGCCGGTCAGGGAAAGCAGGTGACCGTGGTACGGCGCGGCCCGGAGATGGCGGCCACCATGGTCGCCAACAACCGCCGCACCCTGCTCTCCCGCCTGGAAAAGCAGGGTGTACGCCTTATCACCGGCGTGAAAAAGTATGAGGCGATAACGGAGGATGGCCTAGTCATGATTGATAGCGAAGACAAGCAGCAGACGCTGGAAGCTGATACCATCGTCCTGGCGGCGGGCGCTGTTGCCGATAACCGCCTGGCAAAGGCTCTGGAGGGGAAGGTCGCCGAAATCCACCTGGCTGGCGACTGCGTTGAGCCGAGGCGTATCGTTGATGCGGTCTATGATGGCGCGCGCCTGGCTGCTGAGATATAA
- a CDS encoding flavodoxin family protein, whose amino-acid sequence MRVLGIAGSPRRGGNTDLLLAEVMRGAASRGAEVKTLFICDLDIAPCQHCDACLKKGECKIDDDMQMVYRELEQADRVVLASPVHFMGVTAQLKAMIDRCQALWARKYVLKVPPLGDRRQRKGLFVSVGGRRVANVFEASLIVVKSLFIVLDIAYAGELLFPDIDEKRAIRKHPDALRRAFLAGQKLVEDEPAESPEK is encoded by the coding sequence GTGAGAGTCCTCGGCATTGCCGGCAGCCCGCGGCGGGGAGGGAATACTGACCTGCTCCTGGCTGAAGTGATGCGCGGCGCCGCCAGCAGGGGGGCTGAAGTGAAAACCCTGTTCATCTGCGACCTTGATATCGCTCCCTGCCAGCATTGCGATGCCTGTTTGAAGAAGGGGGAATGCAAAATCGATGATGATATGCAGATGGTCTACCGGGAGCTGGAGCAGGCAGACCGGGTGGTGCTGGCTTCTCCCGTTCATTTTATGGGCGTAACTGCCCAGTTGAAGGCGATGATTGACCGCTGCCAGGCGCTGTGGGCACGGAAATATGTCCTCAAAGTGCCGCCCCTGGGTGACCGGCGGCAGCGGAAAGGACTATTTGTTTCCGTTGGCGGGCGCAGAGTGGCTAACGTCTTTGAAGCATCTCTGATTGTAGTCAAGAGCTTATTCATCGTGCTTGATATCGCTTATGCCGGTGAGCTGCTGTTCCCTGATATAGATGAAAAGAGGGCCATCAGGAAACACCCCGATGCTTTGCGCCGGGCTTTCCTGGCGGGACAGAAGCTGGTGGAGGATGAGCCTGCTGAATCGCCAGAGAAGTAA
- the ybeY gene encoding rRNA maturation RNase YbeY — MMIEPMEINVLFDEGMEDSIEADWLERVAGKVLAAQGIESGVEMGLVIVGQEKIQQLNRDYLEEDEPTDVLSFAMLPEPLAQDVTPFIVPPDGVRHLGEVIIAYSQAVIQAEEHRHSVKKEVALLIIHGVLHLLGYDHDEPDSEREMKAREAAILDDIEEELQ, encoded by the coding sequence ATGATGATAGAACCGATGGAAATTAACGTTTTGTTTGATGAAGGCATGGAGGACTCCATTGAAGCAGACTGGCTGGAGAGGGTGGCCGGGAAAGTGCTGGCTGCCCAGGGCATCGAATCCGGCGTTGAGATGGGCCTGGTCATCGTCGGGCAGGAAAAGATACAGCAACTGAACCGGGATTACCTGGAAGAGGATGAGCCTACTGACGTCCTTTCCTTCGCTATGCTTCCCGAACCCCTGGCTCAGGATGTCACTCCCTTCATTGTCCCTCCGGATGGAGTCCGTCACCTCGGGGAGGTAATTATCGCTTACTCCCAGGCTGTCATCCAGGCTGAGGAGCACCGCCATTCGGTCAAAAAAGAGGTGGCGCTGCTCATTATCCACGGTGTGCTCCACCTTCTGGGCTATGACCATGACGAGCCGGATTCGGAGCGGGAGATGAAAGCCAGGGAAGCGGCAATACTGGATGATATCGAAGAGGAGTTGCAGTGA
- a CDS encoding DDE-type integrase/transposase/recombinase, giving the protein MSYIRSKEIPPGSGNWYNYEVKGIRQGKKVRQKVIRYIGRVESDYSPLSGGRMPISLASTLEEPATPLEDKANVFKMKTPSRQIASAMGMYYGGMSLDAIQQQFKQDHDLDMSESNYWNWVTRFTKEAIKQTKRFKPEVGDTWVADETYMKLGKRNVYFWDIICPETNYILATHVSFTRSGRDAAQLMKLAEERAGKVPKVVVTDKLASYISGIEEAWGADTKHVQGGPFKTVSSGESTAEIERFHRTLEQRAEVFQKYKDIASIKLLTDGWLINYNFFKQNEGCGNIPPAQAASKVVPCKDWNDIVIPEGAPDNDYQVRLSRRKSVKKGSPVMDATLTPIEAPNGVVPNG; this is encoded by the coding sequence ATGAGCTATATACGCTCTAAAGAAATCCCGCCCGGTTCCGGTAACTGGTATAACTACGAAGTTAAGGGTATCCGGCAGGGTAAGAAGGTCAGGCAAAAAGTAATTCGGTATATAGGCAGAGTGGAATCTGATTATTCCCCGCTTTCAGGCGGACGTATGCCTATATCGTTAGCATCTACTCTTGAAGAGCCTGCTACTCCGCTTGAAGACAAGGCCAATGTCTTTAAGATGAAAACACCTTCAAGGCAGATAGCATCCGCTATGGGTATGTACTACGGTGGTATGTCCCTTGATGCTATCCAGCAACAATTCAAACAAGACCATGACTTAGACATGAGCGAAAGCAACTACTGGAATTGGGTAACACGGTTTACCAAAGAAGCTATCAAGCAGACAAAGAGGTTTAAGCCTGAAGTCGGGGATACTTGGGTAGCAGACGAAACCTACATGAAGCTAGGCAAGCGTAATGTCTACTTCTGGGATATTATTTGTCCTGAGACTAATTACATTCTGGCTACTCACGTATCATTTACCAGAAGTGGCAGGGATGCCGCGCAACTAATGAAACTGGCAGAGGAAAGGGCGGGCAAAGTTCCTAAAGTGGTGGTCACGGACAAGCTGGCATCATATATTAGCGGGATAGAGGAAGCATGGGGGGCGGATACAAAACACGTTCAGGGGGGGCCGTTCAAGACCGTATCCAGTGGTGAATCAACGGCAGAAATAGAGCGGTTTCACAGGACGCTTGAGCAAAGGGCAGAGGTATTCCAGAAGTATAAGGATATTGCCAGCATCAAGCTATTAACTGACGGGTGGCTAATCAACTACAACTTCTTTAAGCAGAACGAAGGATGCGGAAATATACCGCCTGCTCAAGCTGCCAGCAAGGTAGTTCCCTGTAAAGACTGGAATGATATAGTCATTCCCGAAGGTGCGCCCGATAACGATTATCAAGTCAGGCTATCCCGCAGGAAGTCGGTTAAGAAGGGTAGTCCAGTTATGGATGCTACACTGACCCCGATTGAAGCCCCTAATGGAGTTGTGCCTAATGGGTAA
- a CDS encoding bifunctional (p)ppGpp synthetase/guanosine-3',5'-bis(diphosphate) 3'-pyrophosphohydrolase, whose protein sequence is MGPNQLFDIVQSYLPPEKIATIRQAYDFAMKAHEGQLRKSGEPYLEHPLQVALTLAELQLDTSSLVAALLHDVPENCGVTIAEVESRFGPEVARLVDGVTKLGRLTLQVSGEVVERGNTAAKQAQAENLRKMLVAMAEDLRVVFIKLADRLHNMQTLNALSHDKRRSIAQETAEIYAPLAHRLGIWELKWQLEDLSFRYLEPRKYQQITRLLASRRIERERFITQVIQILQQEFDRAGIKADVSGRPKHIYSIYQKMEKYATLGKDFSDIYDLLAVRVLVESISDCYSALGIVHNLWHPLPDQFNDFIANPKQNGYQSLHTIVMCQGTIPLEIQIRTQQMHRTAEFGVAAHWRYKEGEKKDLHFEEKIGWLRQLVEWHRELSGAEEFLESVKTDIFIDQVFVYTPKGEIKELPKGSTPLDFAYRVHTDLGHRCIGAKVNGRLVPLNYQLNNGDAVEIMATKTSRGPSRDWLNPVLGYIKTSHAREKIRQWFKKQERTENIERGQELLEKAMRQLGIPLNEKERIARLFKHDNLDDFYAAIGYGGITTHQIAMKLATQQQQPRITEVTPPKQTSSAIKVRGTRDLLTQLAQCCHPVPGDNIIGYVTRSRGVTVHRQDCHNVIHEDEKDRLIPVEWGESDSLYPVIIQVQSWDRVGLMRDITTLVAEEKINITSVSLTNNPDHTISTYLTLETANLAQLSRLLSKIEGVQEVISATRIGDEAAARASPQPDTART, encoded by the coding sequence ATGGGTCCCAATCAACTCTTTGATATAGTTCAGAGCTATCTTCCACCGGAGAAGATAGCTACTATCCGGCAGGCTTATGACTTCGCCATGAAGGCGCATGAAGGCCAGCTGCGCAAATCGGGCGAGCCTTATCTGGAACACCCGTTGCAGGTAGCGCTGACCCTGGCGGAACTGCAACTTGATACCAGTTCCCTGGTGGCGGCTCTCCTGCATGATGTGCCCGAGAATTGCGGGGTAACCATTGCCGAGGTTGAATCCAGGTTTGGCCCGGAGGTAGCCAGGCTGGTTGACGGCGTGACCAAGCTGGGCAGGCTCACTCTCCAGGTATCAGGAGAGGTAGTAGAAAGAGGAAACACCGCCGCCAAACAGGCGCAGGCAGAAAACCTGAGAAAAATGCTGGTGGCGATGGCGGAAGACCTCCGTGTGGTATTTATCAAGCTGGCTGACAGATTGCATAATATGCAGACATTAAATGCCCTGTCCCATGATAAGCGGCGTAGCATCGCTCAGGAGACCGCCGAGATATACGCTCCCCTGGCACACCGCCTGGGAATATGGGAGCTAAAATGGCAACTGGAGGACTTATCTTTCCGCTATCTGGAACCAAGAAAATACCAGCAGATTACCCGGCTACTCGCCAGCCGTCGTATTGAGCGGGAGAGATTTATCACCCAGGTAATTCAGATTTTACAGCAGGAGTTTGACCGGGCCGGGATTAAAGCTGATGTCTCCGGCAGGCCCAAGCATATCTACAGCATATATCAGAAAATGGAAAAATACGCGACTCTGGGCAAAGATTTTAGCGATATTTATGACCTGCTCGCGGTGAGGGTACTGGTGGAAAGCATATCCGACTGCTACAGCGCCCTGGGTATCGTGCACAATTTATGGCATCCTTTGCCCGACCAGTTCAATGATTTCATTGCCAATCCCAAGCAAAACGGGTACCAGTCTTTACATACCATCGTCATGTGCCAGGGAACGATCCCCCTGGAAATACAGATTCGTACCCAGCAAATGCACCGCACTGCCGAATTCGGCGTAGCCGCCCACTGGCGTTACAAAGAGGGTGAAAAGAAGGATTTGCACTTTGAGGAGAAAATAGGCTGGTTGCGCCAGCTAGTAGAGTGGCACCGGGAACTGAGCGGGGCGGAAGAGTTCCTCGAATCAGTGAAGACTGACATCTTTATTGACCAGGTTTTTGTCTACACCCCCAAAGGAGAGATAAAAGAGCTACCCAAAGGCTCTACCCCGCTTGATTTTGCCTACCGGGTGCACACTGACCTGGGGCACCGTTGCATTGGGGCTAAAGTCAACGGCCGGCTGGTACCACTCAATTATCAGCTCAATAATGGTGATGCTGTTGAAATTATGGCAACCAAAACCAGCCGGGGGCCGAGCCGGGACTGGCTGAATCCTGTCCTGGGTTATATCAAAACGTCTCACGCCCGGGAAAAGATACGGCAATGGTTCAAGAAACAGGAGCGAACGGAGAACATCGAGCGCGGTCAGGAGCTTCTGGAAAAGGCGATGCGGCAACTGGGCATCCCCTTGAACGAAAAGGAGAGAATCGCCCGCCTGTTTAAGCACGATAACCTGGATGATTTTTACGCGGCCATCGGCTACGGGGGCATTACTACCCACCAGATTGCCATGAAGCTGGCTACTCAGCAGCAGCAACCGAGGATAACCGAGGTTACCCCGCCCAAACAGACCTCATCAGCGATTAAGGTACGGGGGACGAGAGATTTACTGACCCAACTGGCGCAGTGCTGCCATCCGGTACCGGGAGATAATATTATCGGTTATGTTACCCGAAGTCGCGGGGTAACCGTTCACCGCCAGGACTGCCATAACGTGATTCATGAGGACGAGAAGGACAGGCTGATTCCGGTGGAGTGGGGAGAAAGTGATTCGCTTTATCCGGTCATAATTCAAGTACAATCCTGGGACAGGGTAGGTTTGATGCGTGATATCACCACCCTGGTCGCCGAAGAGAAAATCAACATTACTTCCGTAAGCTTGACCAATAACCCCGACCATACGATATCAACATACCTTACCCTGGAGACAGCCAACCTGGCTCAATTAAGCCGGCTCCTGTCAAAAATCGAGGGGGTCCAGGAGGTGATAAGTGCTACCAGAATAGGGGATGAGGCGGCAGCCAGGGCCAGCCCTCAACCCGATACTGCCCGCACCTGA
- the rpsT gene encoding 30S ribosomal protein S20: protein MPVTKSAQKEMRTAARKRLRNKSINSLCKTNINKAEKLIFSGDSPAAQKAVTVAVSSLDRAAEKGIIHPNNAARRKSRLMKKLNQSQVSSAAKDIAPKTE, encoded by the coding sequence TTGCCAGTCACCAAATCAGCTCAAAAAGAAATGCGTACCGCGGCCAGAAAACGGTTACGCAACAAGTCCATTAATAGCCTGTGCAAGACCAACATCAACAAGGCAGAGAAGCTCATCTTCTCCGGGGATTCTCCGGCAGCTCAGAAGGCGGTAACCGTAGCGGTCAGTTCCCTGGACCGGGCGGCGGAGAAGGGAATTATTCATCCTAATAATGCTGCCCGGCGTAAGTCCCGCCTGATGAAGAAGCTAAACCAGTCTCAGGTGTCTTCCGCGGCTAAAGATATAGCTCCAAAGACCGAGTAG
- the lexA gene encoding transcriptional repressor LexA, which produces MKTLSPRQQKIIDFTRRFWADRGYPPTVRDIVNGCNISSTSVVDYNLNILERQGHIRRHSGVSRGIELLSRHLSPRDSLQVPILGQIAAGRPIPVPAPDTWDTIASSETMEVPADLIRNKSGVFALKVRGSSMVDALINDGDIVLMQPVNVVENGEMAAVWLKSEKEVTLKKVYREPGRIRLQPANSRMRPIYADPDNVEIQGRVISVIRQLA; this is translated from the coding sequence GTGAAAACGCTCTCCCCCCGGCAGCAAAAAATTATCGACTTCACACGCCGTTTCTGGGCAGACCGGGGCTATCCGCCGACGGTCAGGGACATAGTCAACGGGTGTAATATTAGCTCGACATCGGTCGTGGATTACAACCTCAATATTCTGGAGAGACAGGGGCATATCAGGCGCCACTCGGGAGTCTCACGCGGTATCGAATTACTATCCCGTCACCTGTCGCCACGGGATAGTCTCCAGGTACCCATCCTGGGTCAGATTGCCGCCGGTAGGCCAATACCGGTGCCTGCTCCTGATACCTGGGATACAATTGCTTCCTCGGAGACTATGGAAGTCCCGGCAGACTTAATCCGCAATAAGTCAGGGGTCTTTGCTCTCAAAGTCAGGGGTTCATCAATGGTGGATGCCCTTATTAACGATGGGGATATCGTCCTGATGCAGCCGGTGAACGTGGTGGAGAACGGGGAAATGGCCGCCGTCTGGCTAAAATCTGAGAAAGAGGTCACTTTGAAAAAGGTCTACCGTGAGCCGGGCCGTATCCGGCTTCAGCCGGCTAACAGCCGGATGAGACCGATATATGCTGACCCGGATAATGTGGAGATTCAGGGGAGGGTCATCAGCGTCATCAGGCAACTAGCCTGA
- a CDS encoding glycerol-3-phosphate acyltransferase, which produces MINGLVAIIIAYLLGSIPSSYIITRLKTGKDIRKLGGGNAGARNVYREVGLAAAIPVAVFDIGKGAAAVAIAYWGLEALPVYVMAAGLAAVAGHIWSVYLKFTGGNGLATTIGVLSLLMSRELLIILGIMLALTVFTRNPILSLNIGLLSLPVSAWFLEKSWLYVIFAIWLIVIMAINFVPIAKAALAGAGSRERLFTELLRIKKAGKEKG; this is translated from the coding sequence ATGATTAATGGGCTTGTCGCCATCATTATCGCTTACCTGCTGGGCTCTATCCCGTCATCATACATCATCACCCGCCTGAAAACCGGCAAGGATATTCGCAAGCTGGGTGGCGGGAATGCCGGAGCACGTAACGTCTACCGGGAAGTGGGACTGGCGGCGGCTATCCCGGTAGCTGTTTTTGATATCGGTAAGGGGGCGGCCGCAGTGGCGATAGCCTACTGGGGATTGGAGGCCCTGCCGGTTTACGTCATGGCTGCCGGACTGGCGGCGGTTGCCGGTCACATATGGTCTGTCTATTTGAAATTCACCGGCGGTAATGGCCTGGCAACGACTATCGGCGTCTTATCCCTGCTGATGAGCCGGGAATTGCTGATTATTTTGGGTATAATGCTGGCGCTCACTGTTTTTACCCGTAATCCTATCCTGTCGTTGAATATCGGTCTGCTCTCCCTGCCGGTTTCCGCCTGGTTCCTGGAGAAATCATGGCTGTATGTTATCTTCGCCATCTGGCTGATAGTGATAATGGCGATTAATTTTGTCCCCATAGCCAAAGCGGCTTTAGCCGGAGCCGGCAGCCGAGAAAGACTCTTCACCGAGCTATTGCGCATTAAAAAGGCGGGTAAAGAAAAGGGTTAA
- a CDS encoding branched-chain amino acid transaminase: MPSYAFFHNEFVPLSEAKIGVMTHALHYGTALFEGIRGNWNSEQEQIYIFRIQEHYERLLNGCRVLKIDIPYTIEELSRITVELVEKCGFREDIYIRPLAYKSSEALGVRLHDLENDFLVFAIPWGRYLDVDKARCGISSWRRPDDNVIPPQVKITGIYVNNAFAKTEAIENGFDEAIMLSPNGYISEGTGENIFLVIDGKLVTPASYNSILIGITRNTVLELARNELGLETAERQVDRSELYTAQECFLTGTAAHITPVCEMDHRRIGNGEIGEITRKLQQLYSDVIRGRNPKYLAWCTPAYKKSPITERSK, translated from the coding sequence ATGCCATCTTATGCTTTTTTTCACAACGAGTTTGTTCCCCTGTCCGAAGCTAAGATAGGAGTAATGACCCACGCCCTGCACTACGGTACGGCTCTTTTTGAGGGTATCCGGGGTAACTGGAACAGCGAGCAGGAGCAGATTTATATTTTCCGTATTCAAGAACACTATGAGCGGCTGCTTAACGGCTGCCGGGTGCTCAAGATTGATATTCCTTATACTATCGAAGAGTTGAGCCGGATAACGGTGGAGCTGGTCGAGAAGTGCGGTTTCCGGGAGGATATCTATATCCGCCCCCTGGCTTATAAAAGCTCCGAGGCTCTGGGTGTCCGTCTCCATGACCTGGAAAATGATTTCCTGGTCTTTGCCATTCCCTGGGGACGCTATCTGGACGTGGATAAAGCCCGTTGCGGCATTTCTTCCTGGCGGCGTCCTGATGATAACGTGATTCCTCCCCAGGTCAAGATTACCGGCATCTATGTCAATAATGCCTTTGCCAAGACTGAGGCTATCGAGAACGGTTTTGATGAAGCGATTATGCTCTCCCCCAATGGCTATATCTCCGAGGGGACGGGCGAGAACATCTTCCTGGTTATTGATGGCAAACTGGTCACCCCGGCCAGCTATAATAGCATCCTCATCGGCATCACGCGTAACACGGTACTGGAGCTGGCGCGTAATGAACTCGGCCTGGAAACGGCGGAGAGACAGGTTGACCGCAGTGAGCTTTATACCGCGCAGGAGTGTTTTCTTACCGGTACGGCAGCTCACATTACTCCAGTCTGTGAGATGGACCACCGCCGGATAGGTAACGGCGAAATCGGCGAGATAACCAGAAAGTTGCAGCAGCTATATTCTGATGTAATACGGGGCAGAAACCCGAAATATCTTGCCTGGTGTACCCCGGCTTATAAAAAGAGCCCGATAACCGAAAGAAGCAAGTGA
- a CDS encoding 50S ribosomal protein L25: protein MEQIELEVASREVLGKKVKVLRRQGITPVHVFGHGIESMALQCATPELRRVLAEAGQSRLINLKLNGEKTPRTVMVREIQREPRTGKSVHVDFYQVQMAEKLKVEVPIVFVGESPALKLKENMLVHDLNKLEVECLPGNIPASVELDISSLTDADQEIRVEDINLGEGVTILTDPEQIVVKIVLRHIEKEEEVRGAAGEAVVRAEEATPPTEEESKD from the coding sequence ATGGAACAGATAGAATTAGAGGTTGCCAGCCGGGAAGTCCTCGGTAAAAAGGTCAAGGTTCTGCGCCGCCAGGGGATTACCCCGGTACATGTCTTCGGGCACGGCATCGAATCAATGGCGCTGCAGTGCGCCACTCCTGAATTACGCCGGGTGCTGGCTGAAGCCGGACAAAGCCGGCTAATCAACCTCAAACTGAACGGAGAAAAGACTCCGCGGACGGTCATGGTGCGTGAGATCCAGAGAGAGCCACGCACCGGAAAGTCCGTACATGTTGATTTTTACCAGGTACAAATGGCCGAGAAGCTGAAGGTGGAAGTACCAATCGTCTTTGTCGGCGAGTCGCCGGCGCTGAAGCTAAAAGAGAATATGCTGGTGCACGATCTCAACAAACTGGAGGTCGAGTGCCTGCCGGGTAATATTCCGGCCAGTGTGGAATTGGATATCAGTTCCCTGACGGATGCAGACCAGGAGATACGGGTGGAGGATATCAATCTGGGTGAGGGAGTGACCATTCTTACCGACCCGGAGCAGATAGTGGTCAAGATTGTTTTGCGGCATATTGAGAAGGAAGAAGAAGTGAGAGGGGCAGCCGGGGAAGCCGTAGTCAGGGCTGAAGAGGCGACTCCGCCGACTGAGGAGGAGTCAAAAGACTAA